In Janthinobacterium rivuli, a single genomic region encodes these proteins:
- a CDS encoding carotenoid 1,2-hydratase: protein MRRVFMLLLTLALPALAVPPAFAPVTPLPAGQTLRLPHDFGAHPAYKTEWWYATGWVKTAGGEQLGYQVTFFRSATATDTLNPSAFAPKQLIIGHAALSDPKVGKLLHDEKSAREGFGLAYAKVGDTDVKLDDWRMRRHADGTYQVSLAAREFNLQLTLAPTQLVLLQGQGGYSRKGARPAQSSYYYSEPQLRTTGTIARAGGKAEAVTGTTWLDHEWSSQVLDADASGWNWIGANLDDGGALMAFQIRSKTGAKLWAHATWRDASGKMTQFAPGDVDFTPTQLWRSPRTQAEYPVATEIRTGPTRWRIKPLQPDQELDSRRSTGAVYWEGAVTVERDGQPVGRAYLEMTGYVQPMKL, encoded by the coding sequence ATGCGCCGTGTTTTCATGTTGTTGTTGACGCTGGCCTTGCCTGCCCTGGCCGTGCCGCCCGCCTTCGCCCCCGTCACGCCGCTGCCGGCTGGCCAGACGCTGCGCCTGCCGCACGACTTCGGCGCCCATCCCGCCTATAAAACGGAATGGTGGTACGCCACGGGCTGGGTCAAAACCGCAGGCGGCGAGCAACTGGGCTACCAGGTGACCTTCTTTCGCAGCGCCACGGCTACCGATACGCTGAACCCCAGCGCGTTTGCGCCGAAACAGCTGATCATCGGCCATGCGGCCCTGTCCGATCCGAAGGTGGGCAAGCTGCTGCACGACGAGAAAAGCGCGCGCGAGGGCTTCGGCCTGGCTTACGCCAAGGTGGGCGACACGGACGTCAAACTCGACGACTGGCGCATGCGGCGCCATGCCGACGGCACGTATCAGGTCAGCCTGGCCGCGCGCGAATTCAACTTGCAGCTGACCCTCGCGCCCACGCAGCTCGTGCTGCTGCAGGGCCAAGGCGGCTATTCGCGCAAGGGCGCGCGTCCCGCGCAATCGAGCTACTACTACAGCGAACCGCAGCTGCGAACCACGGGCACGATCGCGCGCGCGGGCGGCAAGGCCGAAGCCGTGACGGGCACCACCTGGCTCGATCACGAGTGGTCCAGCCAGGTGCTCGATGCGGACGCCAGTGGCTGGAACTGGATAGGCGCCAACCTCGATGACGGCGGCGCCCTGATGGCCTTCCAGATCCGCAGCAAGACAGGTGCTAAACTATGGGCGCACGCGACATGGCGCGATGCCTCCGGCAAGATGACGCAGTTCGCGCCCGGCGACGTCGATTTCACGCCCACGCAGCTGTGGCGCTCACCCCGCACGCAGGCCGAATACCCGGTCGCCACGGAGATCCGCACGGGCCCCACGCGCTGGCGGATCAAGCCGCTGCAGCCGGACCAGGAGCTTGATTCGCGCCGTTCGACGGGGGCCGTATACTGGGAAGGCGCCGTGACCGTGGAGCGTGATGGCCAGCCGGTGGGCCGCGCCTACCTGGAAATGACGGGCTATGTCCAGCCGATGAAGTTATAA
- the leuE gene encoding leucine efflux protein LeuE, with product MNALFHANLGITDFWTFLLGTIFIVILPGPNSMYVLSVAAQRGVRPAYQGAFGIFAGDLILMVLSACGVASLLKASPALFYVVKYIGAAYLGWIGLQMLIGCWRKLRAPAPVDGEAPAAPASVKESDPFRKALIISLMNPKAILFFISFFIQFVDPAFPNPVLSFVGLGLICQVISFTYLTAIIFVGARLADTFRRRRRLSAGMGGGVGAMFIGFGAKLATATL from the coding sequence ATGAACGCACTTTTCCACGCCAACCTGGGCATCACCGATTTCTGGACCTTTTTATTGGGGACCATCTTCATCGTCATCCTGCCCGGCCCCAATTCCATGTACGTGCTGTCGGTCGCCGCGCAACGTGGCGTTCGGCCCGCCTACCAGGGCGCCTTCGGCATCTTCGCCGGCGACCTGATTTTGATGGTGCTGTCGGCCTGCGGCGTGGCCTCGCTGCTGAAAGCCAGCCCGGCCCTGTTCTACGTCGTGAAATACATCGGCGCGGCCTACCTGGGCTGGATCGGCCTGCAAATGCTGATCGGCTGCTGGCGCAAGCTGCGCGCGCCCGCGCCGGTCGATGGTGAAGCGCCTGCCGCGCCAGCGTCCGTCAAGGAAAGCGATCCATTCCGCAAGGCGCTGATCATCAGCCTGATGAATCCGAAAGCCATCCTGTTCTTCATCTCGTTTTTCATCCAGTTCGTCGACCCGGCCTTCCCGAATCCCGTGCTGTCCTTCGTCGGCCTGGGCCTGATTTGCCAGGTGATCAGTTTTACCTACCTGACGGCCATCATCTTTGTCGGCGCGCGCCTGGCCGACACCTTCCGCCGCCGTCGCCGCCTGTCGGCCGGCATGGGCGGCGGCGTGGGCGCCATGTTCATCGGCTTCGGCGCGAAACTGGCCACGGCCACCCTGTAA
- a CDS encoding ABC transporter transmembrane domain-containing protein: MTTSTETGNTSTTSTATTPDTGTSRELKKGSLAAFKGLMPFLTPYRKQFFLAGIALVVAAASTLAIPAAFKQMIDLGFGGAAGSKSIQHVDLVFLALFGVASILALATAARFYTVSWLGERVTADIRSAVYRHVVTQSPAFFETTQTGEVLSRITTDTTLIQAVVGTSISMALRNVLLFLGGLVMLFVTSAKLAGIIIGLLILVVVPIIVFGRKVRKLSRDSQDRIADASAMAGEIFNAMPTVQAFTHEKIESKRFGDSVEGAFMTAMRRIRARALLTMIAILLVFGTIVFVLWLGARAVLEGSMTGGDLGQFILYASIVAGAIGALSEVMGEAQRAAGATERLLELMALKSDIESPATPLPLPARAARGAALSLDDVLFSYPSRPDTAALDHVSLDIRAGETVAVVGASGAGKTTLFQLFLRFYDPQSGSIRLDGVDIKQLDLHTLRDAIGIVPQDTVIFSADAMENIRYGRAGASDEEVIAAAKMAAAHEFIERLPNGYKSFLGERGVRLSGGQRQRIAIARALLKNPPLLLLDEATSALDAESERLVQKALEAAMIGRTTVIIAHRLATVQRADRIIVMEDGKIVEMGTHASLVAMKGIYANLAALQFHHAQIN, encoded by the coding sequence ATGACAACCAGCACAGAAACAGGCAACACGAGTACCACAAGCACCGCAACAACTCCCGACACCGGCACCAGCCGCGAGCTGAAAAAAGGCAGCCTGGCCGCCTTCAAGGGCTTGATGCCCTTTTTGACGCCGTACCGCAAGCAGTTCTTCCTGGCCGGTATCGCGCTGGTGGTGGCCGCCGCCTCGACCCTGGCCATTCCTGCCGCCTTCAAGCAGATGATCGACCTCGGCTTCGGTGGCGCGGCCGGCTCCAAGAGCATCCAGCACGTCGACCTGGTCTTCCTGGCCCTGTTCGGCGTCGCGTCCATTCTGGCGCTGGCCACGGCGGCGCGTTTCTATACGGTGTCATGGCTGGGCGAGCGGGTCACGGCCGACATCCGCAGCGCCGTGTACCGCCACGTCGTCACGCAAAGTCCCGCCTTCTTTGAGACCACGCAGACGGGCGAAGTCCTGTCGCGCATCACCACCGACACGACCTTGATACAGGCCGTCGTCGGCACCAGCATCTCGATGGCGCTGCGCAATGTGCTGCTGTTCCTGGGCGGCCTGGTGATGCTGTTCGTCACCAGCGCCAAGCTGGCCGGCATCATCATCGGCCTGTTGATCCTGGTGGTAGTGCCCATCATCGTGTTTGGCCGCAAGGTGCGCAAGCTGTCGCGCGACTCGCAAGACCGTATCGCCGACGCGTCGGCCATGGCTGGCGAAATCTTCAACGCCATGCCCACCGTGCAGGCATTCACGCACGAGAAAATCGAATCGAAACGCTTCGGCGACTCCGTCGAAGGCGCTTTCATGACGGCCATGCGCCGCATCCGCGCCCGCGCCTTGCTGACCATGATCGCGATTTTGCTGGTCTTCGGCACCATCGTCTTCGTGCTGTGGCTGGGGGCGCGCGCCGTGCTGGAAGGCTCGATGACGGGCGGAGATCTGGGCCAGTTCATCCTGTACGCCTCCATCGTGGCTGGCGCCATCGGCGCCCTGTCTGAAGTCATGGGCGAAGCGCAGCGCGCCGCCGGCGCCACCGAACGCCTGCTGGAACTGATGGCCCTCAAATCGGACATCGAGTCGCCTGCCACGCCGCTGCCGCTGCCCGCCCGCGCAGCAAGGGGCGCCGCGCTGTCGCTCGACGACGTCCTGTTTTCATATCCGTCACGCCCAGATACCGCGGCGCTCGATCACGTCAGCCTCGACATCCGCGCCGGCGAAACGGTGGCCGTCGTCGGTGCGTCGGGCGCCGGCAAGACCACCCTGTTCCAGCTGTTCCTGCGTTTTTATGACCCGCAAAGCGGCAGCATCCGCCTCGATGGCGTGGATATCAAACAGCTCGACCTGCACACCCTGCGCGACGCCATCGGCATCGTGCCGCAAGACACCGTGATCTTCTCGGCCGACGCCATGGAAAACATCCGCTATGGCCGCGCCGGCGCCAGCGATGAAGAAGTGATCGCGGCCGCGAAAATGGCGGCCGCCCACGAATTCATCGAGCGCCTGCCGAACGGTTACAAATCCTTCCTCGGCGAACGCGGCGTGCGTTTGTCCGGCGGCCAGCGCCAGCGCATCGCCATCGCCCGCGCCCTGCTGAAAAACCCGCCGCTGCTGCTGCTCGATGAAGCGACCAGCGCGCTGGACGCGGAATCGGAACGCCTGGTGCAAAAAGCGCTGGAAGCGGCCATGATTGGCCGCACCACCGTCATCATTGCGCACCGCCTGGCGACAGTACAACGGGCCGACCGCATCATCGTCATGGAAGACGGCAAGATCGTCGAGATGGGCACACATGCGTCGCTCGTCGCAATGAAAGGTATTTACGCCAACCTGGCGGCCCTGCAATTCCATCACGCACAAATCAATTAA
- a CDS encoding threonine aldolase family protein — MNELELRQRCHTVLPGHRQPTPAATFAAMAAWCEANDVAHDTYGEGALIEQFENKIAGLLGFEAAVFCITGTMTQVTALRLACQDRGSPLVALHPTSHILRHERGNHELLDHFKGLMLGDPHRPWTVDDLRAVPDALGAAQVELPMREIGGQCPSWDALNDIKRHCREHNIHLHMDGARLWEAQAGFQQSLPAICDGFDSVYVSLYKGIGGLGGAMLAGSRPFVERAREWFRRQGGNILHRTPYVVAAAMQFDARIAAMPRYFGRTQWLYALLRDFPSIAVNPAQPQANMLHLHLPVSRERAIAIRNQVAEDHGIWLFGRASHAALPGHSVVEWYVGDNLLELPDDSVRLALTLLDQAMRIKA, encoded by the coding sequence GTGAACGAGCTCGAACTGCGCCAGCGCTGCCATACCGTCCTGCCGGGCCACCGCCAACCGACGCCTGCGGCCACCTTCGCCGCCATGGCCGCCTGGTGCGAGGCCAACGATGTGGCGCACGATACCTATGGCGAAGGCGCGCTGATCGAACAGTTCGAGAACAAGATCGCCGGCCTGCTCGGCTTCGAGGCGGCCGTGTTCTGCATCACGGGCACCATGACGCAGGTCACCGCCCTGCGCCTGGCATGCCAGGACCGGGGCTCGCCCCTGGTGGCGCTGCATCCGACTTCGCACATCCTGCGCCACGAGCGGGGCAACCATGAATTGCTCGATCACTTCAAGGGCTTGATGCTCGGCGACCCGCACCGTCCGTGGACGGTGGACGATTTGCGCGCCGTGCCCGATGCGCTGGGCGCCGCGCAGGTCGAACTGCCGATGCGCGAAATCGGCGGCCAGTGCCCGTCGTGGGACGCATTGAACGACATCAAGCGGCACTGCCGCGAGCACAACATCCATTTGCACATGGATGGCGCGCGTCTGTGGGAGGCGCAAGCAGGTTTCCAGCAGTCCCTGCCCGCCATCTGCGACGGTTTTGATTCCGTGTACGTGTCGCTGTACAAGGGCATCGGCGGCCTCGGTGGCGCCATGCTGGCCGGCAGCCGCCCCTTTGTGGAACGGGCGCGCGAATGGTTCCGCCGCCAGGGCGGCAATATCCTGCACCGCACGCCCTACGTGGTGGCCGCCGCCATGCAGTTCGACGCGCGCATCGCCGCCATGCCGCGGTATTTTGGGCGCACCCAGTGGCTGTACGCGCTGCTGCGCGATTTTCCATCGATAGCCGTCAATCCCGCCCAGCCGCAGGCCAACATGCTGCACCTGCATTTGCCCGTCTCGCGCGAGCGGGCCATCGCCATCCGCAACCAGGTGGCAGAAGACCACGGCATCTGGCTGTTCGGCCGCGCCAGCCACGCTGCGCTACCCGGGCACAGCGTGGTGGAATGGTATGTGGGAGATAACTTGCTGGAACTGCCGGACGACAGCGTGCGGCTGGCCTTGACCTTGCTGGACCAGGCGATGCGCATCAAAGCCTGA
- a CDS encoding OmpP1/FadL family transporter, protein MKHKYLPLLIVAAFAGISSTAQASGYRFGSQSVSAQGTADASGAEAADASTIFYNPAGLSRLEGTQFVGGGTIVVPHSTYQDTGSQQFWQGKRTPFTATKDYAPDAVVAPALYASKKINDQWTVGAGLFVPYGAKLDYGNDWHGRYAITNIKLEAIALNPSVSFKLDQHHSFGFGVTAEYMKAELGQGVDVPGTVAFLGEKAPAASTAFLGNILKTQGMAAFVSARTALQGQINDGHASMDGHDWGFGFNLGYLYQLNEGTRFGIAYRSSISHQLKGSTIWDFSQVTSNPAVNAFIAKASNKVNSKALVELRTPETLSVNAFHQMDDRWALMGDVTWTRTSRLENLDIQFPPTAEGAERIRQNWKDTYRVSLGTNYKYSENLLLRAGIAHDQAPVRSAELRHPALPDSDRMQYSIGANWKLNANSSIDLAYSYIDFKDAAVNYTNDCSPVKTGCTGNGETTKGLFKTRMQLIGLAYNYKF, encoded by the coding sequence TTGAAACATAAATATCTGCCCCTCCTGATCGTTGCCGCGTTCGCCGGCATTTCCTCCACAGCACAAGCATCGGGCTACCGTTTCGGCTCGCAAAGCGTTTCCGCCCAAGGCACGGCTGATGCCAGCGGCGCCGAAGCGGCCGACGCATCGACCATTTTCTACAACCCTGCCGGCCTGTCGCGCCTGGAAGGCACGCAGTTCGTCGGTGGCGGCACCATCGTCGTGCCGCATTCGACCTACCAGGATACGGGCTCGCAGCAGTTCTGGCAGGGTAAACGCACGCCGTTCACGGCCACCAAGGATTACGCCCCGGACGCGGTGGTCGCGCCTGCCTTGTATGCCAGCAAAAAGATCAATGATCAATGGACTGTCGGTGCCGGCCTGTTCGTGCCGTATGGCGCCAAGCTTGACTATGGCAATGACTGGCATGGCCGCTATGCGATCACCAATATCAAGCTCGAAGCCATCGCTCTGAATCCTTCCGTGTCGTTCAAGCTGGACCAGCATCACTCGTTCGGTTTCGGCGTCACGGCCGAATACATGAAGGCGGAACTGGGCCAGGGCGTGGACGTGCCGGGCACGGTTGCTTTCCTGGGTGAGAAAGCGCCAGCCGCATCGACGGCCTTCCTGGGCAATATCCTGAAAACGCAGGGCATGGCAGCGTTTGTCTCCGCGAGAACTGCGCTGCAGGGACAGATCAATGACGGCCACGCGTCGATGGATGGTCATGACTGGGGCTTTGGCTTCAACCTCGGCTATCTGTACCAGCTGAACGAAGGAACGCGTTTCGGTATCGCTTACCGCTCGTCGATTTCGCACCAGCTGAAAGGCAGCACCATCTGGGACTTCTCGCAAGTGACGAGCAACCCGGCCGTGAACGCCTTCATCGCCAAGGCCTCGAACAAGGTCAATTCCAAGGCGCTGGTGGAATTGCGCACGCCGGAAACCCTGTCGGTCAACGCCTTCCACCAGATGGATGATCGTTGGGCCCTGATGGGTGACGTCACCTGGACCCGCACTTCGCGCCTGGAAAACCTGGACATCCAGTTCCCGCCGACGGCTGAAGGCGCCGAGCGCATTCGCCAGAACTGGAAAGATACCTACCGCGTGTCGCTGGGCACTAACTACAAATACAGCGAAAACCTGCTGCTGCGCGCCGGTATCGCGCATGACCAGGCGCCAGTGCGCAGCGCCGAGTTGCGCCACCCAGCGCTGCCGGACAGCGACCGCATGCAGTACTCGATCGGCGCGAACTGGAAGCTGAACGCCAATTCCTCGATCGACCTGGCCTACAGCTATATCGACTTCAAGGATGCTGCTGTCAATTACACAAACGACTGCTCGCCTGTCAAGACTGGCTGCACCGGCAACGGTGAAACCACCAAGGGCCTGTTCAAGACCCGCATGCAGTTGATCGGTCTCGCTTACAACTACAAGTTCTAA
- a CDS encoding FtsX-like permease family protein, which produces MLELSAPAANPAGTRLLSRWLLLGEWRAHPVRAFVAILAIAIGVSLGFAIHLINAAAFNEFSTAVKSLSGQADVQVAGREALFDEAVYPWLAQRDGVAVASPVLELQAGVAGKQDGGPLHILALDVFRAGFISPDLIGAPAEGQPFDTLADDAIFLSPAALRWLKVAEGDSIALQSGTGTVALRVAGSLQRARAGQRIAVMDIGAAQWRFNKVGKLSRIDLKLRQGVNRDAFQADLARTLEAQYPGRFQVGQPNDENQNSRNNNLSRAYRVNLTVLALVALFTGAFLVFSTQALSVIRRRGQFALLRVLGMERGQLLRQVLLEGASLGVVGAALGIAGGYAMAAVALRFFGGDLGAGYFAGVQPQVQFTPVAACVYFALGLGVALLGCAAPALEAARAAPAIALKSGSEEVVTTRLAKTWPALACLLLAGALTFLPPVFELPLFGYLSIALLLIGAIALMPQLAAVVFRFLQRAWLRTETSKHAPVRSLTLARLANASGQAGIALGGVLSSFSLMVAMAIMVSSFRVSVDDWLLQILPADVYARTAASGGTAGLNPREQASITALPEVARVDFQRVRSLSLAPDRPNVALLARPINLPDPGKSMVLVGDTLPVPAGAKPVWLSEAAADLYNVKPGQQIDLPLAGGLHKFFVAGIWRDYARSSGAIQMPLDDYRALTGDNDVSDAALWLAKDATGDALQQRLKSLPFGASLEVSNPSAIRALSLQIFDRSFAVTYLLEAIAIVIGLFGVAATFSAQTLARAREFGMLRHVGVTRGQILSILAIEGGALTALGIATGFVLGLLISFVLVFIVNPQSFHWTMQLHLPWPLIATVAGALLTAAAATALIAGRQALSAGPIRAVREDW; this is translated from the coding sequence ATGCTTGAATTGAGTGCGCCGGCAGCAAATCCCGCGGGCACGCGCCTGCTGTCGCGCTGGCTGCTGCTGGGCGAGTGGCGCGCGCATCCCGTGCGCGCCTTCGTCGCCATCCTGGCCATCGCCATCGGCGTGTCGCTGGGCTTTGCCATCCACCTGATCAACGCGGCCGCCTTCAATGAATTTTCCACGGCCGTCAAAAGCCTGTCCGGCCAGGCCGACGTGCAGGTGGCCGGGCGCGAAGCGCTGTTCGACGAAGCCGTCTACCCGTGGCTGGCACAGCGCGACGGCGTGGCCGTGGCTTCGCCCGTGCTGGAACTGCAAGCCGGCGTGGCCGGCAAGCAGGACGGCGGCCCGCTGCACATCCTGGCGCTCGACGTCTTCCGTGCCGGCTTCATCTCGCCCGACCTGATCGGCGCGCCCGCCGAAGGCCAGCCTTTCGACACCCTCGCCGACGACGCCATTTTCCTGTCACCCGCCGCCCTGCGCTGGCTCAAGGTGGCCGAAGGCGACAGCATCGCCCTGCAATCGGGCACGGGCACGGTGGCGCTGCGCGTGGCAGGTTCGCTGCAGCGGGCGCGCGCCGGCCAGCGTATCGCCGTGATGGATATCGGCGCGGCGCAGTGGCGCTTTAACAAGGTGGGCAAGCTGTCGCGCATCGACTTGAAACTGCGCCAGGGCGTGAACCGCGACGCCTTCCAGGCGGACCTGGCGCGCACACTGGAAGCGCAGTATCCGGGGCGTTTCCAGGTGGGCCAGCCGAATGACGAAAACCAGAATAGCCGCAACAATAACCTCAGCCGCGCCTACCGGGTCAACCTGACGGTGCTGGCCCTGGTGGCCCTGTTTACGGGCGCCTTTTTGGTCTTTTCCACGCAGGCGCTGTCCGTCATCCGACGCCGCGGCCAGTTCGCGCTGCTGCGCGTGCTGGGCATGGAGCGGGGCCAGTTGCTGCGCCAGGTGCTGCTGGAAGGCGCCAGCCTCGGTGTCGTCGGTGCGGCGCTGGGCATCGCTGGCGGTTACGCCATGGCCGCCGTGGCCCTGCGCTTCTTCGGCGGCGACCTGGGCGCCGGCTATTTCGCGGGCGTGCAGCCGCAGGTGCAGTTCACGCCCGTCGCCGCCTGCGTGTATTTCGCGCTGGGCCTCGGTGTCGCCCTGCTGGGCTGCGCCGCGCCCGCGCTGGAAGCGGCCCGCGCGGCCCCCGCCATCGCCCTGAAATCGGGCAGCGAAGAAGTCGTGACGACGCGCCTGGCGAAAACCTGGCCGGCGCTGGCTTGTCTGCTGCTGGCTGGCGCATTGACATTCCTGCCGCCCGTGTTCGAACTGCCGCTGTTCGGCTACCTATCCATCGCGCTGCTGCTGATCGGCGCCATCGCCCTGATGCCGCAGCTGGCCGCCGTCGTCTTCCGCTTCCTGCAGCGTGCCTGGCTGCGCACGGAAACGAGCAAACATGCGCCCGTGCGCAGCCTGACCCTGGCACGCCTGGCCAACGCCTCGGGCCAGGCCGGCATCGCCCTCGGCGGCGTGCTGTCGAGCTTTAGCCTGATGGTGGCGATGGCCATCATGGTGTCGAGTTTCCGCGTCTCCGTCGACGACTGGCTGCTGCAGATCTTGCCGGCCGACGTGTATGCGCGCACGGCCGCCAGCGGCGGGACGGCTGGCCTGAACCCGCGCGAACAGGCCAGCATCACCGCCCTGCCCGAGGTGGCCAGGGTGGATTTCCAGCGCGTGCGCTCGCTGTCGCTGGCGCCCGACCGCCCGAATGTGGCGCTGCTGGCCCGCCCCATCAATTTGCCAGACCCGGGCAAGAGCATGGTACTGGTGGGCGACACGCTGCCTGTGCCAGCGGGCGCAAAACCTGTCTGGCTGTCCGAGGCGGCGGCCGACCTGTACAACGTCAAACCGGGCCAGCAAATCGACCTGCCGCTGGCGGGCGGCTTGCACAAGTTCTTCGTTGCCGGCATCTGGCGCGATTACGCGCGCTCGTCCGGCGCCATCCAGATGCCGCTGGACGATTACCGCGCGCTGACCGGCGACAATGACGTGAGCGACGCGGCCCTGTGGCTGGCCAAGGACGCCACGGGCGACGCGCTGCAGCAGCGCCTGAAAAGCCTGCCGTTTGGCGCCAGTCTGGAAGTATCGAACCCCTCGGCCATCCGCGCCCTGAGCCTGCAGATTTTCGACCGCAGCTTCGCCGTCACGTATTTATTGGAAGCCATCGCCATCGTCATCGGCCTGTTCGGCGTGGCCGCCACGTTCTCCGCGCAAACCCTGGCGCGCGCGCGCGAATTCGGCATGCTGCGCCACGTGGGCGTGACGCGCGGGCAGATCTTGTCCATCCTGGCGATCGAAGGCGGCGCGCTGACGGCGCTGGGCATCGCCACCGGCTTTGTCCTCGGACTGTTGATCAGCTTTGTGCTGGTCTTCATCGTCAACCCGCAATCGTTCCACTGGACCATGCAACTGCACCTGCCATGGCCATTGATCGCCACCGTGGCCGGCGCCCTGCTGACGGCAGCCGCCGCCACGGCGCTGATCGCGGGCAGGCAAGCCCTGTCCGCTGGCCCCATCCGCGCCGTCAGAGAGGACTGGTAA